The proteins below are encoded in one region of Brassica napus cultivar Da-Ae chromosome A6, Da-Ae, whole genome shotgun sequence:
- the LOC106349491 gene encoding uncharacterized protein LOC106349491 isoform X1 — MRARTQLLSSSAPPMKLPFAAPAMKKFASLDLLNETVEKIKVFLWKSLHGALPVGEQFAIRNIPVTSRCARCDSEESVVHLLFNCPYAKKVWELAPSASYINSLSFTSFPEGWNRVRKIPSLPPTGIEAGTFSAWIVWSIWCSRNQLIFEKRNFSPEETILKAISDAREWMMAQPPQNPNRSKPLIRLEPIPRAPDLRVIFTDAAWNPLTGNAGFGWIVDDLVSPSQYAANATFVSSPLMAETLAVLKAITFAQSRGMASILILSDSQVLINTINRRELLLEIYGPLCDIYHLLLSFMSYVFKFIPRSENSRADSVAKQALWAMQN; from the exons ATGCGTGCGAGAACGCAGCTGCTATCGTCTTCTGCGCCGCCGATGAAGCTGCCCTTTGCCGCGCCTGCGATGAAAAA ATTTGCTTCTTTAGACTTGTTGAATGAAACAGTGGAAAAGATCAAAGTCTTCTTATGGAAATCCCTACATGGTGCTCTACCAGTAGGAGAACAGTTTGCAATAAGAAACATTCCAGTAACCAGCCGCTGTGCTCGGTGTGATTCAGAAGAGTCAGTGGTCCATCTGCTGTTCAATTGTCCCTATGCAAAGAAAGTCTGGGAGTTAGCACCATCAGCAAGCTATATAAACTCCCTAAGCTTCACCTCCTTCCCTGAGGGCTGGAATAGAGTTAGGAAGATACCTTCTCTACCGCCAACAGGTATCGAAGCAGGTACTTTCTCGGCATGGATCGTGTGGTCAATCTGGTGCTCCAGGAATCAGCTAATTTTCGAGAAGAGAAACTTCTCACCCGAAGAGACAATCCTGAAAGCTATCTCGGATGCTCGTGAATGGATGATGGCACAGCCTCCCCAAAATCCAAACCGATCGAAACCTTTGATCAGACTCGAACCAATCCCTAGAGCTCCCGATCTACGCGTCATCTTCACCGATGCAGCATGGAACCCACTGACGGGAAACGCAGGCTTTGGTTGGATCGTTGATGATCTGGTCTCGCCATCACAATATGCAGCGAATGCGACCTTCGTCTCATCGCCTCTCATGGCAGAAACTCTGGCTGTCCTTAAAGCCATAACCTTTGCTCAATCACGCGGTATGGCCTCGATCCTCATCCTCTCAGACTCCCAAGTTCTCATCAACACAATCAACAGGAGGGAGTTATTGCTTGAGATCTATGGACCGCTCTGTGATATCTACCACCTGCTTCTCTCATTTATGTCGTATGTGTTTAAGTTTATTCCCCGTTCAGAAAACTCTAGAGCAGATTCTGTAGCAAAGCAGGCCCTTTGG
- the LOC106349491 gene encoding uncharacterized protein LOC106349491 isoform X2 — MRARTQLLSSSAPPMKLPFAAPAMKKFASLDLLNETVEKIKVFLWKSLHGALPVGEQFAIRNIPVTSRCARCDSEESVVHLLFNCPYAKKVWELAPSASYINSLSFTSFPEGWNRVRKIPSLPPTGIEAGTFSAWIVWSIWCSRNQLIFEKRNFSPEETILKAISDAREWMMAQPPQNPNRSKPLIRLEPIPRAPDLRVIFTDAAWNPLTGNAGFGWIVDDLVSPSQYAANATFVSSPLMAETLAVLKAITFAQSRGMASILILSDSQVLINTINRRELLLEIYGPLCDIYHLLLSFMSECLFPNFAFSLTTLLVEKHLIKFCD; from the exons ATGCGTGCGAGAACGCAGCTGCTATCGTCTTCTGCGCCGCCGATGAAGCTGCCCTTTGCCGCGCCTGCGATGAAAAA ATTTGCTTCTTTAGACTTGTTGAATGAAACAGTGGAAAAGATCAAAGTCTTCTTATGGAAATCCCTACATGGTGCTCTACCAGTAGGAGAACAGTTTGCAATAAGAAACATTCCAGTAACCAGCCGCTGTGCTCGGTGTGATTCAGAAGAGTCAGTGGTCCATCTGCTGTTCAATTGTCCCTATGCAAAGAAAGTCTGGGAGTTAGCACCATCAGCAAGCTATATAAACTCCCTAAGCTTCACCTCCTTCCCTGAGGGCTGGAATAGAGTTAGGAAGATACCTTCTCTACCGCCAACAGGTATCGAAGCAGGTACTTTCTCGGCATGGATCGTGTGGTCAATCTGGTGCTCCAGGAATCAGCTAATTTTCGAGAAGAGAAACTTCTCACCCGAAGAGACAATCCTGAAAGCTATCTCGGATGCTCGTGAATGGATGATGGCACAGCCTCCCCAAAATCCAAACCGATCGAAACCTTTGATCAGACTCGAACCAATCCCTAGAGCTCCCGATCTACGCGTCATCTTCACCGATGCAGCATGGAACCCACTGACGGGAAACGCAGGCTTTGGTTGGATCGTTGATGATCTGGTCTCGCCATCACAATATGCAGCGAATGCGACCTTCGTCTCATCGCCTCTCATGGCAGAAACTCTGGCTGTCCTTAAAGCCATAACCTTTGCTCAATCACGCGGTATGGCCTCGATCCTCATCCTCTCAGACTCCCAAGTTCTCATCAACACAATCAACAGGAGGGAGTTATTGCTTGAGATCTATGGACCGCTCTGTGATATCTACCACCTGCTTCTCTCATTTATGTC
- the LOC106352470 gene encoding kinesin-like protein KIN-7F encodes MSHASKCDCAITVRKKDVQIQKMEKKMAKLRKQRDIAESRLEDFMRIIEHHHQALKSGTPYFGNHTDKWEDDGSVSDTSGMVNLLDTRSFISDDDDDDDINEELPMRSQDPSDEYCREVQCIEIEETATVFSNNNPKDEKEETKNVVGHNEDHADDERSVVQNVNHRDTIPGAERQESHKIEFPELELVSSSVSRSDSMSSSYGSNSNGIPTPLGEEGGISTFQTFVDGLKEMSKRHQEVSNAEASGKMEKDLGVDGDFERKRQEILELWQSCNASLVRRTYFYLLFKGDEADSVYIGVELRRLLFIKDRFSQGKQASDGGETLTLSSSLKALHKERKMLSKLVRKRFSEEEMTRIYHKFGIAVNSKRRRLQLVNKLWSNPKDMTQVAESADVVSKLVKLTEQGKAMKEMFGLASTSPSLLTSQKAHGWRKSLPPLF; translated from the exons ATGTCACATGCCTCAAAATGTGATTGTGCGATAACAGTGAGGAAGAAAGATGTGCAAATACAAAAG ATGGAAAAGAAGATGGCAAAGTTGAGAAAGCAGAGGGATATTGCTGAGTCCAGGCTTGAAGATTTCATGAGAATTATTGAACACCATCATCAGGCGTTAAAG TCTGGAACTCCTTACTTTGGCAACCACACAGACAAGTGGGAAGATGATGGTTCAGTATCAGACACATCAGGCATGGTCAATTTATTAGACACAAGGAGTTTCATATCtgacgacgatgatgatgatgatatcaaTGAAGAGCTGCCTATGCGTTCACAAGATCCATCAGATGAATACTGTAGAGAAGTCCAGTGCATTGAGATTGAGGAAACGGCCACAGTCTTTAGTAATAACAACCCCAAAGACGAGAAAGAAGAAACTAAAAACGTTGTAGGCCATAATGAGGATCATGCTGATGATGAAAGGAGTGTAGTCCAAAACGTGAACCACAGAGATACCATACCAGGGGCAGAAAGACAAGAGAGTCACAAGATTGAGTTTCCTGAGTTAGAGTTGGTTTCTAGTAGTGTGTCGAGGAGTGATTCTATGTCTTCTTCTTACGGGAGCAATTCCAATGGCATCCCAACGCCCTTGGGAGAAGAAGGAGGTATCTCTACTTTCCAGACTTTCGTTGATGGGCTTAAGGAGATGTCTAAGCGTCATCAAGAG GTCTCTAATGCTGAGGCTTCTGGTAAAATGGAAAAGGACCTTGGTGTGGACGGGGACTTTGAGAGAAAGCGGCAAGAGATTCTGGAGCTATGGCAAAGCTGTAACGCCTCTTTGGTGCGTAGAACATATTTTTACCTGCTCTTCAAAGGAGATGAGGCTGATTCAGTCTACATTGGAGTTGAGCTGAGAAGACTTTTGTTTATTAAAGATCGCTTCTCTCAGGGAAAACAAGCCTCGGATGGAGGAGAAACCTTAACATTGTCTTCAAG CCTGAAGGCGCTTCACAAGGAGAGAAAGATGCTGAGCAAGCTTGTGAGGAAAAGGTTTTCAGAAGAAGAGATGACAAGAATCTATCACAAATTTGGGATTGCGGTTAACTCGAAACGCAGGCGTTTACAACTTGTGAACAAGCTGTGGAGCAATCCCAAGGACATGACCCAGGTTGCGGAAAGTGCAGATGTTGTATCCAAGCTTGTGAAGTTAACTGAACAAGGCAAAGCCATGAAGGAGATGTTTGGTCTGGCTTCCACGTCTCCTTCCTTGTTGACATCTCAGAAAGCTCATGGTTGGAGAAAAAGCTTGCCTCCACTTTTCTAA
- the LOC106350949 gene encoding kinesin-like protein KIN-7F: MEKAHMSVDREEKILVLVRLRPLNKKEIAANEATDWECINDTTIMYRNTLRQGSNIPTTYSFDRVYGGECPTRRVYEDGTKEIALSVVKGINCSIFAYGQTSSGKTYTMTGITELAVADIFDYIFQHEERAFSVKLSAIEIYNETIRDLLNSDGTSLRLRDDPEKGTVVEKATEETLRDYNHLKELLSICQAQRKIGETWLNERSSRSHQIIKLTVESCVRELLGKENSTTLMASVSFIDLAGSERASQTMSGGGARLKEGCHINRSLLALGTVIRKLSKGRQGGHINFRDSKLTRILQPCLGGTARTAIVCTLSPARSHVELTKNTLSFASCAKEVTTKARVNVVMSDKALLKQLQCELTRLQTELRNAASNCDCAATARKKDVLIQKMEKQIEELRKERDLAHSRLEASKVYITTTGSFPITFLYRFC; encoded by the exons atggaaaagGCACACATGTCTGTGGACCGAGAAGAGAAGATACTGGTTCTGGTGAGATTGAGGCCTCTAAACAAGAAAGAGATTGCAGCTAACGAAGCTACGGACTGGGAATGTATCAATGATACCACCATTATGTACAGAAACACCTTGCGCCAAGGCTCAAATATTCCAACTACATATTCATTTG ACAGAGTATACGGAGGTGAATGTCCCACCAGGCGAGTTTACGAGGATGGAACCAAGGAAATCGCACTATCGGTTGTCAAAGGAATCAACT GTAGTATTTTCGCATACGGCCAGACGAGTAGTGGAAAGACATACACCATGACTGGTATTACTGAGCTTGCTGTGGCTGACATTTTCGACTATATCTTTCAG CATGAAGAAAGGGCCTTTTCAGTGAAACTTTCAGCTATAGAGATCTACAATGAGACCATACGTGATCTGCTTAACTCGGATGGCACATCTCTGAGGCTACGTGACGATCCTGA AAAAGGGACGGTGGTTGAAAAGGCTACAGAGGAAACTCTGCGAGACTATAATCATCTGAAGGAGCTTCTTTCGATATGTCAAG CACAGCGTAAGATTGGCGAAACTTGGTTGAATGAGAGAAGTTCAAGATCTCATCAAATTATCAAACTG ACAGTTGAAAGCTGTGTACGTGAGTTGTTAGGCAAAGAAAACTCCACCACCCTTATGGCTAGTGTG AGTTTCATAGATCTGGCGGGAAGCGAGCGTGCATCACAAACGATGTCAGGTGGGGGTGCAAGACTCAAGGAAGGCTGCCATATCAACCGAAGTCTGCTTGCTCTTGGCACAGTGATCCGTAAACTTAG TAAGGGAAGACAAGGAGGGCACATCAACTTTAGAGACTCCAAGCTCACACGAATACTACAGCCATGCTTGGGGGGTACTGCTAGAACAGCCATCGTCTGCACTCTAAGCCCCGCAAGGAGTCATGTAGAGCTGACCAAGAACACTCTCTCGTTTGCCTCCTGTGCTAAGGAAGTTACCACAAAGGCGCGCGTCAATGTTGTCATGTCAGACAAGGCTCTTCTGAAGCAACTACAATGTGAGCTTACGAGGCTCCAGACCGAGCTGAGAAACGCTGCCTCTAACTGTGATTGCGCAGCGACGGCCAGGAAGAAAGATGTTCTGATACAAAAG ATGGAAAAGCAGATTGAAGAGTTGAGAAAAGAGAGGGATCTTGCTCACTCCCGTCTTGAGGCCTCAAAGGTATATATTACTACTACTGGCTCTTTCCCAATTACATTTCTATATCGTTTCTGCTAA
- the LOC125575778 gene encoding kinesin-like protein KIN-7F — MGRELLGVDGDFERQRKEILELWQTCNVSLVHRTYFYLLFKGDDEADSIYIGVELRRLLFMKDRFSKEHQASEGGETSTLSSSRKALHRERKMLSKLVSKRFSEEERTRIYHKFGISVNTKRRRLQLVNELWSNPKDRTHVAESADVVSKLVSFTEQGRVMKEMFGLAFTPPSFLQLRNSKVGEKHAFTFLTICFRH; from the exons ATGGGGAGGGAGCTTCTTGGTGTAGACGGGGACTTTGAGAGACAGCGGAAAGAGATTCTGGAGCTATGGCAAACCTGTAACGTCTCTTTGGTGCATAGAACATACTTCTACTTGCTCTTCAAAGGAGATGATGAGGCTGATTCAATCTACATTGGAGTTGAGCTGAGAAGACTTTTGTTCATGAAAGATCGCTTCTCTAAGGAACACCAAGCCTCGGAAGGAGGAGAAACCTCAACATTGTCTTCAAG cCGGAAGGCGCTTCACAGGGAGAGAAAGATGCTGAGCAAGCTTGTGAGTAAAAGGTTTTCAGAGGAAGAGAGGACTAGAATCTATCACAAGTTTGGCATATCGGTTAACACCAAACGCAGACGCTTACAACTTGTGAATGAGCTTTGGAGCAATCCTAAAGACAGGACTCATGTTGCGGAAAGCGCAGATGTTGTATCCAAGCTTGTGAGCTTCACTGAACAAGGCAGAGTCATGAAGGAGATGTTTGGTTTGGCCTTCACGCCTCCTTCCTTCTTACAGCTCAGAAATAGCAAAGTTGGAGAAAAGCATGCCTTCACTTTTCTAACCATCTGTTTTCGGCATTGA
- the LOC106349485 gene encoding F-box/kelch-repeat protein At4g38940-like, whose protein sequence is MISFLKKLGFYSRLYDQSSINREMSSSETRAQKKQPPSPISSLPEEIFVDIVARVSRSYYPTLSQVSRRFRSLVASPELYARRSVLQRTEQCIYVAISKDQTSDIHWFTLCIKPNGGGGTSDHRLVHIPSLPPMPLQGSYVAVGSSIFVMGGFQDWSITSSVSLIDCRSHTAQPLADMPKAVAGSVAQVIDGKIYVIGGANGHSPMKSRSRTMMEFDIETEVWKLKSRLDWEQGKVWFSSVAMGGKIYMRTCYNSFVCDPVTSPDHFVKDEVLHSKEWLGSCVVEDVLFYYDVRGKCLRAYDPKLRSWGVVNGLEGLLPRGCSWSKAASYGGGKMVLFMQTEEIWCAEIAVERRQGGDIWGTVEWCEVVLGGNFRIMDCVPVAVLL, encoded by the coding sequence ATGATCAGCTTCCTGAAAAAGCTAGGGTTTTATTCGAGATTGTATGATCAATCGAGTATCAATCGAGAGATGTCTTCCTCCGAAACTAGGGCACAGAAGAAGCAGCCGCCGTCTCCGATCTCTTCCCTCCCCGAAGAAATCTTCGTCGACATCGTAGCGCGCGTCTCTCGATCCTATTACCCGACTCTCTCCCAAGTCTCCAGGCGTTTCCGATCCCTCGTCGCTTCCCCGGAGCTTTACGCGAGACGATCCGTCTTGCAGCGCACGGAGCAATGCATCTACGTCGCCATCTCCAAGGATCAGACCTCTGACATCCACTGGTTCACTCTCTGCATCAAACCCAACGGCGGCGGCGGCACGAGTGATCATCGATTGGTGCATATCCCCTCGCTCCCTCCGATGCCTCTACAAGGCAGCTACGTCGCCGTCGGCTCTAGCATCTTCGTGATGGGCGGATTTCAAGATTGGAGCATCACGTCGAGTGTTTCGCTCATCGATTGCCGATCTCACACGGCGCAGCCTCTCGCCGACATGCCCAAGGCGGTCGCTGGCTCCGTCGCGCAGGTCATCGACGGCAAGATTTATGTAATCGGAGGAGCAAATGGTCACTCGCCGATGAAATCAAGGTCGAGAACGATGATGGAGTTTGATATAGAGACGGAGGTTTGGAAGCTGAAGTCGAGGCTAGATTGGGAGCAAGGCAAAGTGTGGTTTAGTAGTGTGGCCATGGGAGGTAAGATTTACATGCGGACTTGCTACAATAGCTTCGTTTGCGATCCCGTTACCAGTCCAGATCATTTCGTGAAAGACGAGGTTCTGCACTCCAAGGAGTGGTTGGGTTCCTGTGTGGTTGAGGATGTCTTGTTTTACTATGACGTTCGTGGCAAGTGTTTGAGAGCTTATGATCCTAAGCTCAGATCTTGGGGAGTCGTGAATGGTTTGGAAGGTCTATTGCCTCGGGGCTGTTCATGGTCGAAAGCCGCTAGTTATGGAGGTGGGAAAATGGTTCTCTTCATGCAGACGGAAGAGATCTGGTGTGCCGAGATTGCCGTGGAGAGACGACAAGGAGGAGATATTTGGGGTACAGTTGAGTGGTGTGAGGTTGTGCTTGGTGGGAACTTTCGCATTATGGATTGTGTACCTGTAGCTGTTCTGCTCTGA
- the LOC106349487 gene encoding V-type proton ATPase subunit c1, with translation MSTFSGDEAAPFFGFLGAAAALVFSCMGAAYGTAKSGVGVASMGVMRPELVMKSIVPVVMAGVLGIYGLIIAVIISTGINPKAKSYYLFDGYAHLSSGLACGLAGLSAGMAIGIVGDAGVRANAQQPKLFVGMILILIFAEALALYGLIVGIILSSRAGQSRAE, from the exons ATGTCTACATTCAGTGGCGATGAGGCCGCTCCTTTCTTCGGCTTCCTTGGCGCTGCCGCAGCCCTCGTCTTCTCCT GCATGGGAGCTGCATACGGGACAGCCAAGAGTGGTGTCGGAGTGGCATCTATGGGTGTTATGAGACCTGAGTTGGTCATGAAGTCTATTGTCCCCGTTGTTATGGCTGGTGTCTTGGGTATCTACGGTTTGATTATTGCTGTGATCATCAGTACCGGGATTAATCCCAAGGCTAAATCTTACTACCTCTTCGACGGATACGCCCATCTCTCTTCTGGTCTCGCTTGTGGTCTTGCTGGTCTTTCCGCTGGAATGGCCATTGGTATCGTTGGTGATGCTGGTGTCAG GGCCAATGCTCAGCAGCCAAAGCTTTTCGTTGGAATGATTCTTATCCTCATTTTCGCTGAAGCTCTGGCTCTCTATGGTCTCATCGTCGGTATCATCTTGTCCTCTCGAGCCGGTCAATCCAGAGCCGAATGA
- the LOC106349486 gene encoding protein BASIC PENTACYSTEINE5: protein MMPQHQIKEQHNALVMNKKIMSILAERDAAVKERNEALAAKQEALAARDEALQQRDLAISERDNAIMERENALTALQHRENHLNYILDCAKRGGYQTCFTEETHLPNPSPLSTIPHEPPNTKRKKDRKRKKAGGEDLNRQLASPGKKCRKDWDCNDVGLNLVTFDETTMPVPMCTCTGTARQCYKWGNGGWQSSCCTTTLSQYPLPQMPNKRHSRIGGRKMSGNVFSRLLSRLAGEGHDLSSPVDLKDYWARHGTNRYIIIK, encoded by the coding sequence ATGATGCCTCAGCATCAGATCAAGGAGCAACATAATGCTCTCGTCATGAATAAGAAGATCATGTCCATCCTTGCCGAGAGGGACGCTGCCGTCAAGGAAAGAAACGAGGCCTTGGCTGCTAAGCAGGAAGCTTTAGCCGCTCGGGATGAAGCCCTTCAGCAACGGGACTTAGCTATCTCTGAGAGAGATAATGCTATCATGGAGAGGGAAAATGCCTTAACTGCTCTTCAACACCGTGAAAACCATCTCAACTACATTTTGGATTGCGCAAAGCGTGGTGGCTACCAAACCTGTTTCACTGAAGAAACCCACTTGCCCAACCCTTCCCCATTGTCAACCATTCCACATGAACCACCCAACACCAAAAGGAAGAAAGATCGCAAGAGAAAGAAAGCTGGCGGCGAAGATCTGAACCGTCAGCTTGCTTCTCCTGGGAAGAAATGCAGAAAGGATTGGGACTGTAACGATGTGGGGTTAAACCTTGTCACGTTCGATGAGACGACAATGCCAGTGCCCATGTGCACTTGCACCGGGACTGCTCGTCAGTGTTACAAATGGGGAAATGGCGGGTGGCAATCGTCTTGCTGCACAACCACTTTGTCTCAGTATCCGCTCCCGCAGATGCCAAACAAGCGGCATTCTCGAATAGGCGGTAGAAAAATGAGTGGAAACGTCTTCTCCAGGTTACTTAGCCGTTTAGCTGGAGAAGGGCACGACCTCTCCTCTCCGGTTGATCTCAAGGACTATTGGGCTAGGCATGGCACGAATCGCTACATCATTATCAAGTAG